A genomic segment from Verrucomicrobiia bacterium encodes:
- a CDS encoding aminotransferase class I/II-fold pyridoxal phosphate-dependent enzyme: MRSNGRLLRYFGGADYLGLGRHTEVLEAMRGALDAGAVHPGASRATTGEQILYRRVERAIARWVRRPGAVLLPCGSLAPRAAVQALGGQVTHLLLDERAHACVAEAAVLSRLPTIQFPGGDVGALRQCLETLPPAARPLVLCDGVMALQCRLSPLDGYLAALPRGGWLLVDDSHGLGVTGPGGRGTVAHFRLNDSRIVQVFSLSKAVGVAGGAVAGSSHLMARIRCGVPVFVGATAPPYTVVAGVLAALRILRTRPGRVATLASRARELHARLPPHPELACSREVPVVVATPASAHGVRALHRSLRKAGIYPTWICYPGGPAGGFLRMALNVGHSREDVDLLAAAIREGLER; encoded by the coding sequence GTGCGATCCAACGGCCGGCTCCTTCGGTACTTTGGCGGGGCGGACTATCTTGGGCTTGGACGGCATACGGAGGTGCTGGAGGCCATGCGAGGCGCCCTGGATGCCGGCGCTGTTCATCCGGGTGCCTCGCGCGCGACCACCGGAGAGCAGATCCTCTACCGGCGTGTTGAACGGGCGATCGCCCGGTGGGTTCGGCGGCCGGGCGCCGTCCTCCTTCCGTGTGGCTCCCTTGCCCCCCGTGCCGCTGTGCAGGCGCTTGGTGGGCAGGTGACGCATCTGCTCCTCGACGAACGGGCGCACGCCTGTGTGGCCGAGGCGGCAGTCCTTTCCAGGTTGCCGACCATCCAGTTCCCAGGGGGCGATGTGGGCGCGCTGCGGCAGTGTCTGGAGACCCTGCCCCCGGCGGCCCGTCCTCTGGTGCTGTGCGATGGCGTGATGGCCCTGCAATGCCGGTTGTCCCCTCTCGACGGCTATCTTGCGGCGCTGCCCCGGGGCGGATGGCTCCTGGTTGACGATTCGCATGGCCTGGGGGTGACGGGACCCGGCGGACGCGGCACGGTCGCCCATTTCCGGCTGAACGATTCCCGGATCGTCCAGGTGTTCAGCCTTTCGAAGGCCGTCGGGGTGGCCGGGGGCGCGGTGGCCGGGTCGTCGCACCTGATGGCCAGGATCCGGTGTGGGGTGCCGGTGTTCGTCGGCGCGACCGCCCCGCCCTACACCGTCGTGGCCGGAGTGCTGGCGGCACTCCGGATCTTGCGGACCCGGCCCGGACGCGTCGCCACGCTCGCATCCCGTGCGCGGGAGCTGCACGCCCGGCTGCCGCCGCACCCGGAGCTCGCCTGCAGCCGCGAAGTGCCGGTGGTGGTGGCGACGCCAGCGTCCGCCCACGGCGTCCGCGCCCTGCACCGGTCTCTGCGGAAGGCGGGGATTTATCCGACCTGGATCTGCTACCCAGGGGGGCCCGCGGGTGGATTCCTGAGGATGGCGCTCAACGTCGGGCATTCCCGCGAGGACGTTGATCTGCTGGCGGCGGCGATCCGTGAGGGATTGGAGCGATGA
- the lysA gene encoding diaminopimelate decarboxylase, whose protein sequence is MHTFRYVGGELQCEGVSLSVLARRHGTPLYVYSQATLTDHYSKLDRALAPLDHQICFAMKSNSNRAVIRLLSSLGAGFDTVSSGEIRRVISAGGNPRHCVFAGVGKTEEEIAYALDQGIYCLNVESEPELRRISRVAVRRRRIAPVAVRVNPNVDAGTHAKITTGTYENKFGIAFEEVAGVYHRAARLPNLRLRGVQMHIGSQLTEVEPFRQAVARVAPLVAELNARHGFDFFSIGGGLGIVYQPALESGPAAWWTTPAAHGLLTPDRYAASLVPLLKPLGLRILLEPGRFLTGNAGALLTRVEYVKKTGTRNFVIVDAAMNDLIRPAFYDSYHEIVPLRRRRGVRVASDVVGPICESGDTFARDRPLPRLSEGDLLALLSAGAYGSVMGSNYNTRPLAAEVLVHGRRSAVVRARQPVEQIWAGETAAPWQ, encoded by the coding sequence ATGCATACGTTCCGGTATGTGGGGGGTGAGCTCCAATGCGAGGGAGTTTCATTGTCGGTTCTGGCGCGACGCCACGGCACCCCCCTCTATGTTTATTCCCAAGCCACCCTCACCGACCACTACAGCAAGCTCGATCGGGCGCTGGCGCCGCTGGATCACCAGATCTGCTTCGCAATGAAGTCGAATTCGAACCGGGCGGTGATTCGCCTCCTGTCCAGCCTGGGCGCGGGGTTCGATACGGTCAGTTCGGGGGAGATCCGCCGTGTGATCTCCGCCGGAGGGAACCCCCGGCATTGCGTGTTTGCGGGCGTGGGCAAGACCGAGGAGGAGATCGCCTACGCTCTCGACCAGGGGATCTACTGCTTGAACGTGGAGTCGGAACCCGAGCTGCGGCGGATCAGCCGGGTCGCCGTCCGGAGGCGCCGCATCGCGCCGGTGGCGGTCCGGGTGAATCCCAACGTGGATGCCGGCACGCATGCAAAAATCACCACCGGCACGTACGAAAACAAGTTTGGCATCGCCTTCGAGGAGGTTGCCGGGGTGTACCACCGCGCGGCCCGGTTGCCCAACCTCCGATTGCGCGGCGTCCAGATGCACATCGGATCCCAACTGACCGAGGTGGAGCCGTTCCGGCAGGCGGTTGCCCGGGTGGCACCCCTGGTGGCGGAACTGAACGCGCGCCACGGATTCGACTTCTTCAGCATCGGTGGCGGCCTGGGGATCGTCTATCAGCCGGCGCTGGAGAGCGGGCCCGCCGCCTGGTGGACCACCCCGGCGGCACACGGTCTGTTGACGCCGGATCGTTATGCCGCGTCCCTGGTTCCTTTGCTCAAGCCACTGGGACTGCGGATCCTGCTGGAGCCGGGCCGGTTTCTCACCGGGAACGCCGGGGCTTTGTTGACGCGCGTGGAGTACGTCAAGAAGACCGGCACCCGGAACTTTGTCATCGTGGACGCCGCGATGAATGACCTGATCCGGCCGGCGTTTTACGACAGCTATCATGAGATCGTCCCGCTCCGCCGGCGGCGCGGTGTCCGGGTGGCGTCCGATGTCGTCGGACCGATTTGCGAGAGCGGCGACACCTTTGCCCGGGATCGTCCGCTCCCCAGGCTTTCTGAGGGCGACCTGCTGGCCCTGCTGAGCGCGGGTGCCTACGGATCGGTCATGGGATCGAACTACAACACCCGCCCCCTTGCGGCTGAGGTCCTGGTGCATGGGCGCCGTTCTGCGGTGGTCCGGGCGCGGCAGCCCGTGGAGCAGATCTGGGCCGGGGAGACAGCTGCCCCCTGGCAGTGA
- a CDS encoding TatD family hydrolase, giving the protein MTDAHNHLQDARFAGRQADVMDAVRRAGVARMVVNGTGEEDWPGVAALARQFPEVVPAFGCHPWWLRHRTPSWIRTLESWLDATPGSGVGEIGLDRWMIENPEGWRRASGVFGEPPTLAEQESAFVAQLEIASRRNLPASIHCLGAFGPLGDLLGRHPRPERGFLLHSYGGPRDRIPGLVRLGAYFGFPGYFGHERKAAAREVFRHVPRDRLLVETDAPDQLPPEGWIRHPMDDPRTGRPVNHPANLGAAYEGLAAVLELDFDELVAITAANFERLFGRAFQPVGGNEPSSAMAQRRVGPGG; this is encoded by the coding sequence ATGACCGACGCGCACAACCACCTGCAGGACGCCCGATTTGCCGGCAGGCAGGCCGATGTGATGGATGCTGTGCGCCGGGCTGGCGTGGCGCGCATGGTGGTCAACGGCACCGGGGAGGAGGACTGGCCCGGAGTGGCGGCGCTGGCCCGGCAGTTTCCGGAGGTCGTCCCCGCCTTTGGCTGTCATCCATGGTGGCTGCGGCATCGCACGCCGTCATGGATTCGCACCCTGGAGTCGTGGCTCGACGCAACGCCCGGGTCCGGCGTCGGAGAGATCGGGCTGGATCGCTGGATGATTGAAAACCCGGAGGGCTGGCGGCGGGCCTCCGGGGTTTTTGGGGAGCCGCCAACGCTTGCGGAGCAGGAGTCGGCGTTCGTCGCGCAACTTGAAATCGCCTCGCGGCGCAACCTGCCGGCGAGCATCCATTGCCTCGGTGCGTTCGGACCTCTGGGCGATCTGCTGGGGCGGCATCCGCGTCCGGAGCGTGGATTTCTGCTGCACAGTTATGGCGGCCCGCGGGATCGGATTCCCGGATTGGTCCGGCTGGGCGCGTACTTCGGATTTCCGGGATACTTCGGACATGAGCGGAAGGCGGCCGCCCGGGAGGTCTTTCGCCACGTTCCGCGGGACCGTTTGCTCGTCGAGACCGATGCCCCGGATCAACTCCCGCCTGAGGGCTGGATCCGGCATCCGATGGACGATCCCCGAACCGGGCGTCCGGTGAATCATCCGGCCAACCTGGGAGCCGCTTATGAGGGACTAGCCGCCGTCCTGGAGCTGGACTTCGACGAACTCGTGGCGATCACTGCGGCCAATTTCGAACGTCTTTTCGGTCGTGCGTTTCAACCGGTCGGCGGGAATGAGCCGTCGTCGGCAATGGCGCAACGACGCGTCGGGCCGGGAGGATGA
- a CDS encoding SufE family protein, translating to MAADLKASDGPEAGILAGREAALATTLASLNDPRSRVAWLVERARHQPPLPDALRLAGYQVPGCQVRFWWIAEHRDGCCWFRSDSDAVTLRAMGRLWSELASGATPRELAGWHPDFLERLGVLRPLATSRQETVRRIGDLIRSFAALHVHGPP from the coding sequence GTGGCAGCCGATCTGAAGGCGTCCGATGGGCCGGAAGCCGGGATTCTGGCCGGCCGTGAGGCGGCGCTGGCGACCACGCTGGCGTCGCTGAATGACCCGAGATCCCGGGTTGCCTGGCTTGTCGAGCGTGCCCGGCACCAGCCGCCACTTCCCGACGCGCTGAGGCTTGCAGGGTACCAGGTGCCCGGATGTCAGGTAAGGTTTTGGTGGATCGCAGAACATCGGGATGGCTGTTGCTGGTTTCGGTCCGACTCGGACGCCGTGACCCTCCGCGCCATGGGTCGGCTGTGGTCGGAGCTGGCCAGCGGTGCCACTCCTCGGGAACTGGCCGGGTGGCACCCGGACTTCCTGGAGCGGCTTGGCGTGCTGCGGCCGCTGGCGACAAGCCGCCAGGAGACCGTCCGTCGCATCGGGGACCTCATCCGGTCCTTCGCCGCGCTCCACGTCCACGGACCACCATGA